Proteins encoded together in one Peribacillus asahii window:
- a CDS encoding flagellar hook-basal body protein encodes MNRTMIAASNTLGQLQKQIDVISNNMANVETTGFKRGEASFTDLLVQQLNNQPNQAAEVGRLTPLGIRQGNGAKIGQIQNVQSQGSLKTTNRDLDVAFTKENLYFMIGVEEGNVIRLSRDGAFYLSPNGNENMLVTADGHTVLDENGNDIVIEGDIKEIQISDEGILKAITTDGGEQTFNLGVVSVQKPQFLEKLGDNLYGLPDNYDGLGVTADDVLTELTGALRTDISMKQGALESSNVDLSKEMTDLITAQRMYQFQSRSITMADQMLGLVNSIR; translated from the coding sequence ATGAATCGAACGATGATAGCAGCAAGCAATACGCTAGGCCAATTGCAAAAACAAATCGATGTTATTAGCAATAATATGGCCAATGTTGAAACAACTGGTTTTAAGCGAGGCGAAGCAAGCTTTACAGATTTACTTGTTCAGCAATTGAATAATCAACCAAATCAAGCAGCTGAAGTGGGCCGTTTAACACCGCTTGGGATTCGTCAAGGAAACGGAGCAAAGATTGGCCAAATTCAAAATGTACAGTCTCAAGGTTCCCTAAAGACGACAAATCGGGATTTAGATGTAGCTTTCACAAAGGAAAACTTATACTTTATGATTGGTGTAGAAGAAGGGAACGTCATTCGTTTATCAAGAGACGGTGCGTTTTATCTATCGCCTAATGGAAATGAAAACATGCTTGTAACAGCAGACGGGCATACCGTGCTTGATGAAAACGGTAACGACATTGTCATTGAAGGTGACATTAAAGAAATCCAAATTTCTGATGAAGGCATATTAAAGGCAATCACAACAGATGGAGGGGAACAAACCTTCAATCTAGGTGTTGTATCGGTTCAAAAGCCGCAATTCCTTGAAAAGCTAGGCGATAATTTATATGGGCTTCCGGATAACTATGATGGCTTAGGTGTAACGGCTGATGATGTATTGACTGAACTAACAGGCGCTTTACGCACAGATATTTCGATGAAACAAGGTGCACTTGAATCATCTAATGTCGATCTTTCAAAGGAAATGACAGATTTAATTACAGCGCAAAGAATGTATCAATTCCAATCGCGTTCCATCACGATGGCAGATCAAATGTTAGGCTTAGTAAATTCGATTCGTTAA
- a CDS encoding rod shape-determining protein produces MFARDIGIDLGTANVLIHVKGKGIVLNEPSVVAIDKNTNRVLAVGEEARKMVGRTPGNIMAIRPLKDGVIADFDVTEAMLKHFINKLNVKGFLSKPRILICCPTNITSVEQKAIKEAAEKSGGKKVYLEEEPKVAAIGAGMDIFQPSGNMVVDIGGGTTDIAVLSMGDIVTSSSIKMAGDKFDNEILHYVKRQYKLLIGERTAENIKIQVATVFPGSRKEEIEIRGRDMVSGLPRTITVNSEEIEEALREQVSVIVQAAKSVLERTPPELSADIIDRGVILTGGGALLHGIDLLLAEELKVPVLVAENPMDCVAVGTGVMLDNMDKLPKRKFN; encoded by the coding sequence ATGTTTGCTAGAGATATTGGGATTGATCTTGGAACAGCAAATGTTCTAATACATGTTAAAGGCAAAGGGATCGTTTTAAATGAGCCATCTGTTGTGGCGATCGATAAAAATACAAATCGTGTGTTGGCTGTCGGTGAGGAAGCAAGAAAAATGGTCGGACGTACACCTGGAAATATTATGGCTATTCGTCCGTTAAAAGATGGAGTAATTGCAGACTTTGATGTTACAGAAGCGATGCTTAAACATTTTATTAATAAATTGAATGTGAAAGGTTTCCTTTCTAAGCCAAGAATTTTAATTTGTTGTCCAACAAATATTACAAGCGTTGAACAAAAAGCGATTAAAGAAGCAGCAGAAAAAAGCGGCGGTAAAAAGGTGTATTTAGAAGAGGAACCAAAGGTAGCTGCAATTGGAGCAGGAATGGATATTTTCCAACCGAGCGGAAACATGGTCGTTGATATCGGTGGCGGAACGACAGACATCGCGGTTCTTTCTATGGGGGATATCGTTACATCTTCTTCGATTAAAATGGCTGGGGATAAATTTGACAATGAGATTTTACACTATGTTAAACGTCAATATAAGCTGCTTATTGGGGAGCGCACAGCAGAAAATATTAAAATTCAAGTAGCGACTGTTTTCCCTGGTTCACGTAAAGAAGAAATCGAAATTCGCGGGCGTGATATGGTTTCGGGTCTACCGAGAACGATTACGGTGAATTCAGAGGAAATTGAAGAAGCTCTTCGCGAACAAGTATCGGTCATTGTTCAAGCGGCGAAAAGTGTGCTTGAAAGAACACCGCCAGAACTCTCAGCGGATATTATCGATCGTGGTGTTATTTTAACAGGCGGCGGTGCATTGTTGCACGGTATTGACTTACTTCTTGCAGAAGAGTTAAAAGTACCCGTATTAGTAGCGGAAAATCCAATGGATTGTGTGGCAGTCGGAACAGGTGTCATGCTTGATAATATGGACAAGTTGCCAAAACGTAAATTTAATTAA
- a CDS encoding flagellar hook-basal body protein → MLRGFYTAASGMLTQQRRTEMLTNNMANANTPGYKADQSSVRSFPEMLLNRIADETIPNGNEKKVPSFAQVGSLNTGVYIQETNPLFKQGDIKQTDLKTDLALVHGEMPIDEETGVAGALFFTVQNGNGDVRYTRNGNFTLDGEGYLTTSGGYYVLDENNERIQLDNDQFTVSDNGVILQDAAQVAQIGIAYSNDPAGQLVKEGDGLFSADAELTNAYDEDDVFFTIKQGYIESSNVDAAQTMTEMLSVYRSFEANQKVLQAYDQSLNKTVNEVGKIG, encoded by the coding sequence ATGCTAAGAGGATTTTATACAGCAGCTTCAGGGATGCTAACTCAGCAAAGACGGACAGAAATGTTAACAAACAATATGGCGAATGCGAATACCCCGGGCTATAAAGCTGATCAATCGAGTGTACGCTCTTTTCCAGAAATGCTGCTGAATCGAATCGCAGATGAAACGATCCCGAATGGGAATGAAAAGAAAGTGCCTTCTTTTGCACAGGTCGGCAGCTTGAATACAGGCGTATATATACAAGAAACGAATCCGCTATTTAAACAAGGTGATATTAAACAAACAGATTTGAAAACAGATCTTGCCTTAGTGCATGGCGAAATGCCCATTGATGAAGAGACGGGTGTAGCGGGTGCGTTGTTTTTTACTGTTCAAAATGGGAATGGTGATGTACGTTACACACGCAATGGAAACTTTACCTTGGATGGTGAAGGATATTTAACAACGTCCGGCGGCTATTATGTGTTAGATGAGAATAACGAGCGGATTCAACTAGATAATGATCAGTTTACAGTATCAGATAATGGTGTTATTTTACAAGACGCCGCACAGGTCGCTCAAATTGGCATTGCGTATTCCAATGACCCTGCTGGGCAGCTTGTAAAAGAAGGCGATGGTCTTTTTAGTGCCGATGCAGAACTTACGAATGCGTACGATGAGGACGACGTATTTTTTACAATCAAGCAAGGGTATATTGAAAGCTCCAATGTAGATGCAGCGCAGACAATGACGGAAATGTTGTCTGTATATCGTTCTTTTGAAGCCAATCAAAAAGTGCTGCAGGCTTATGATCAAAGCTTAAATAAAACGGTGAATGAAGTAGGTAAAATTGGCTAA
- a CDS encoding penicillin-binding transpeptidase domain-containing protein, with translation MKKRPFITSMILTSLLLLTGCTDEPKPEDRFADYTKLWNKQNFEGMYDYLSADAKKEMSEEQFSERYEKIYKGIEMEDLKVEYKLPEELPKHKDEEKVEVTYSVSMETVAGPVEFKNEATLVKEGKDEKENWYIQWGPNYIFPELEEGEKVSVETYPAVRGEIVDRYEHGLAINGTVAQVGIVPEKMGEESAAISQVAKLLNMSVEEIEAELNQSWVQPSYFVPIKKLPQNDAKIAKLISIPGVSVTEVTERVYPYGAATAHLIGYVGEASAEDLEKLKGKGYTANDVIGKRGLEQLLEERLRGEAGAKIYIKADNGTEKVIAERKGKEGEFIALTIDAELQQDIYKQYNNEAGTAAAINPKTGETLALVSSPSFDPNQYVLGMSSAQQKALEENKDKPLLNRFSSTYAPGSTIKALTASVALKNGVDPNKALSIQGLTWKKSNWKDHSITRVANPGIPIDMKNALIYSDNIYFARQALDLGKDKFTSGLKDFGFEDTLPLEYPIKASSIGDISSEGRLADSGYGQGQVQMSAIHLAATYTAFLNEGNVIAPTLIQKDKMEPTIWKKNVITAKQANQLTGMLKQVVTHPKGSAHSLNDLKLDIAGKTGTAEIKASKNSTGTENGWLVAMDTKSSSLLMAWMIEDVKGRGGSHFVVDRMEPVLKKYIQ, from the coding sequence ATGAAAAAGAGACCTTTCATCACCAGCATGATACTAACTAGTTTATTGCTGCTAACAGGTTGTACAGATGAACCAAAACCGGAAGATCGTTTCGCCGATTATACAAAATTATGGAACAAACAGAACTTCGAGGGCATGTATGACTATTTGTCAGCGGACGCAAAGAAAGAGATGAGTGAAGAACAGTTTAGCGAACGCTATGAGAAGATTTACAAAGGTATTGAAATGGAAGATCTTAAAGTAGAATATAAGCTTCCAGAAGAGCTGCCAAAGCATAAAGATGAAGAAAAAGTAGAAGTAACGTATTCCGTTTCGATGGAGACGGTCGCAGGTCCAGTGGAATTCAAAAATGAAGCGACACTTGTGAAAGAAGGAAAAGATGAGAAAGAGAATTGGTATATTCAGTGGGGTCCGAACTACATTTTCCCAGAGCTTGAAGAGGGCGAAAAAGTATCCGTTGAAACATATCCAGCTGTTCGCGGTGAAATCGTCGACCGCTATGAGCACGGTCTTGCAATTAATGGAACTGTGGCTCAAGTTGGAATTGTCCCAGAGAAGATGGGGGAAGAAAGCGCTGCTATCTCACAAGTCGCTAAGCTGTTAAACATGTCAGTAGAAGAAATTGAAGCAGAACTGAACCAATCTTGGGTGCAGCCAAGCTATTTTGTTCCGATTAAGAAACTGCCTCAAAATGACGCGAAGATTGCTAAGCTTATTAGTATACCTGGCGTATCAGTAACGGAAGTAACAGAACGCGTTTATCCATATGGTGCAGCTACTGCTCATTTAATTGGCTATGTTGGTGAAGCATCAGCGGAGGATTTAGAAAAGTTAAAAGGAAAAGGCTATACAGCTAATGATGTTATCGGCAAGCGCGGCTTAGAACAGCTGCTAGAAGAACGACTTCGAGGCGAAGCTGGCGCCAAAATTTATATTAAAGCCGATAATGGTACGGAAAAAGTGATTGCAGAGCGTAAAGGAAAAGAAGGAGAATTCATTGCGCTTACGATTGATGCGGAACTGCAACAAGATATTTATAAGCAATATAACAATGAAGCGGGTACAGCCGCAGCCATCAATCCAAAGACAGGGGAAACGTTGGCTCTTGTTTCGAGTCCATCGTTTGATCCGAACCAATATGTACTTGGCATGAGCAGTGCTCAGCAAAAGGCGCTTGAAGAAAACAAAGACAAGCCATTGCTCAATCGTTTTAGCTCAACCTATGCACCGGGATCAACGATTAAAGCATTAACAGCCTCTGTTGCTTTGAAAAACGGCGTCGATCCAAATAAAGCGCTCAGTATTCAAGGGCTCACATGGAAAAAATCAAATTGGAAAGATCACTCGATTACGCGTGTAGCGAATCCAGGCATTCCAATTGATATGAAAAATGCGCTTATTTATTCTGATAACATCTATTTTGCACGTCAAGCACTAGACCTTGGGAAGGATAAATTTACGAGCGGGCTGAAAGACTTTGGCTTTGAAGATACACTGCCGCTTGAATATCCGATTAAAGCATCGAGTATTGGAGATATAAGCAGTGAAGGCCGTCTGGCTGACAGCGGCTACGGCCAAGGGCAAGTGCAAATGAGTGCGATTCATTTAGCGGCAACCTATACGGCCTTTTTAAATGAAGGAAACGTGATTGCCCCGACACTTATCCAGAAGGACAAAATGGAACCAACTATTTGGAAGAAAAACGTCATTACCGCTAAGCAGGCGAATCAGCTAACAGGTATGCTTAAGCAAGTTGTCACGCATCCGAAAGGAAGTGCTCACAGTCTTAATGACCTTAAACTCGACATTGCAGGCAAAACCGGTACGGCTGAAATTAAAGCATCCAAAAACTCAACCGGAACTGAAAATGGCTGGCTCGTCGCTATGGACACAAAAAGTTCATCTTTACTCATGGCTTGGATGATTGAAGATGTCAAAGGCCGAGGCGGAAGCCACTTTGTTGTTGATCGAATGGAGCCTGTTTTGAAAAAATATATACAATGA
- a CDS encoding SWIM zinc finger family protein, translating to MESQLLQYTAEQVKKLLNPDSAHDAAVVGEGLTLYTQNVVETSSQGDEWIQAEVYDVERYQVKLELLFPQNGRCTCGANFICRHQLALFFSHYSEIASVTEWIEEWQQSKKPSPLPIQKASEVFAKKAQEASGLAKDYFAYKEFVAHTFHEKVESELHAPAYLLDGHIQQYLQEVKAKAPIESEWKMLYHFTTLFCTFLHTLPLLNSYSKNTQVVRTFYTFATDLTEELYEMVQPLSRQARPFAFDPFIEGLKADVVTLLDNHPLLTYERIDLYREIWAFLFSNSTWRKEELERVTQKLNQLERDTEERNTYTIAAIHLSVLENDDDRATAWLQELDAAACPYLFYWLQSLQQMRPLPFIEFAITHVRTFLANLEDYYERVDFVRTFTRPISQWCYKSKRLDLLEKFYRVTLPHSYWNYANFLFEQKQYKKWVEMHIYSDISIDLISTELIKEVTSEEPALILPLYYHAVQEKVSLKNRSAYKQAVRYLKKMRTIYKKLKQEETFERYMNYVTSSTKRLRAFQEELKRGKLIDG from the coding sequence ATGGAAAGCCAATTGTTACAGTATACAGCCGAGCAAGTGAAGAAACTGTTGAATCCCGATTCTGCGCATGATGCAGCTGTCGTTGGAGAAGGGCTTACGTTATACACACAAAATGTTGTTGAAACCTCGTCTCAGGGAGATGAGTGGATTCAAGCTGAAGTCTATGATGTAGAGCGTTATCAAGTAAAATTGGAGCTCCTCTTTCCACAAAACGGACGCTGTACGTGCGGAGCGAACTTCATCTGCCGGCATCAGCTCGCGCTTTTCTTTTCCCACTATAGTGAAATAGCGAGCGTCACAGAATGGATCGAAGAGTGGCAACAGAGCAAGAAGCCAAGTCCCTTACCGATTCAAAAGGCTAGTGAAGTGTTCGCAAAGAAAGCTCAAGAAGCTAGTGGACTTGCGAAAGACTATTTTGCTTATAAAGAGTTTGTTGCACACACCTTTCATGAGAAGGTCGAAAGCGAACTTCATGCACCTGCCTACCTGCTAGACGGTCATATTCAACAATATTTACAGGAAGTAAAAGCGAAGGCGCCAATTGAAAGCGAATGGAAAATGCTGTATCACTTTACGACGCTCTTTTGTACATTTTTACATACACTGCCATTATTGAATTCCTATAGTAAAAATACGCAAGTCGTTCGCACCTTCTATACATTTGCTACAGATTTAACAGAGGAATTATATGAGATGGTGCAGCCGCTTAGTCGTCAAGCCCGTCCGTTTGCTTTTGATCCATTTATTGAAGGGTTAAAAGCAGATGTCGTGACGCTGCTTGACAATCATCCATTACTGACCTATGAACGGATTGATTTATATCGCGAAATTTGGGCCTTTCTTTTTTCCAATAGCACATGGCGAAAGGAAGAGCTCGAGCGTGTTACACAAAAATTAAATCAGCTTGAACGAGATACAGAGGAACGGAATACGTATACGATTGCCGCTATTCATTTGTCGGTGCTGGAGAACGATGATGACCGGGCAACAGCGTGGCTGCAGGAATTAGATGCCGCTGCTTGTCCTTATCTATTCTACTGGCTTCAATCTCTTCAACAGATGCGTCCGCTCCCATTTATTGAATTCGCGATTACACATGTCCGAACGTTTTTAGCAAATCTCGAGGATTATTATGAGCGCGTTGATTTCGTGCGGACATTTACGCGGCCAATTAGCCAGTGGTGCTATAAGTCAAAGCGGCTCGACCTGCTAGAGAAATTTTATCGGGTCACATTGCCGCATAGTTATTGGAATTATGCGAACTTTTTATTCGAGCAGAAGCAGTATAAGAAGTGGGTCGAGATGCATATTTATTCTGACATTAGCATTGATTTAATTAGTACTGAGCTCATTAAAGAAGTGACATCTGAAGAACCAGCCTTAATTTTGCCGCTGTATTATCATGCTGTTCAAGAAAAAGTATCGTTGAAAAATCGCTCAGCGTATAAGCAAGCGGTCCGCTACTTAAAGAAAATGCGCACAATTTATAAAAAGTTGAAGCAGGAAGAGACATTTGAACGCTATATGAACTATGTCACTAGCTCCACAAAACGGCTGCGTGCTTTTCAAGAAGAATTAAAAAGGGGTAAGCTAATCGATGGTTAA
- a CDS encoding DNA-directed RNA polymerase subunit beta, producing the protein MEQRSLTKQQWEEEPKQEVRQNEKIKIRLLPIWLRLLIVAALIVLMVIIGALIGYSVIGSGNAVDVFKISTWTHIVDIVNEGA; encoded by the coding sequence ATGGAGCAAAGAAGTTTAACAAAACAACAGTGGGAAGAAGAACCAAAACAGGAAGTAAGACAAAATGAGAAAATTAAAATTCGACTGTTACCAATTTGGCTTCGGTTGTTGATTGTTGCTGCTTTAATCGTCCTTATGGTTATCATTGGGGCATTAATTGGGTATAGTGTCATTGGGAGCGGAAATGCAGTAGATGTATTTAAAATCTCAACGTGGACTCATATTGTTGACATCGTCAATGAAGGTGCATGA
- a CDS encoding single-stranded DNA-binding protein, whose protein sequence is MINQVTLVGRLTKDPELRYTADGKAVSNVTIAVNRPFRNQAGEYDADFVQCTLWRKTAENTVQYCRRGSMIGITGRIQTRRYENQEGKQVYVTEVVAEMVQFVGPRKLDVPKQAYESIGL, encoded by the coding sequence TTGATTAACCAAGTAACCCTGGTTGGACGCTTGACGAAAGATCCTGAGTTGCGGTACACAGCAGATGGAAAAGCTGTTTCGAATGTAACGATTGCGGTGAATCGTCCTTTTCGAAATCAAGCTGGTGAATACGATGCTGATTTTGTGCAATGCACGCTATGGAGGAAAACGGCTGAAAATACGGTCCAATATTGTCGGCGCGGCTCAATGATTGGGATTACTGGAAGAATCCAGACACGTCGTTATGAGAATCAAGAGGGTAAGCAGGTATATGTAACAGAAGTAGTGGCTGAAATGGTTCAGTTTGTTGGACCGAGGAAGTTAGACGTTCCAAAGCAAGCATATGAGTCTATTGGCTTGTAG
- the fabZ gene encoding 3-hydroxyacyl-ACP dehydratase FabZ: MLDITQIKEIIPHRYPFLLVDRIIEIEEGKRAVGLKNVTANEEFFNGHFPDYPVMPGVLIVEALAQVGAVAVLKQEEHKGRLAFFAGIDNCRFKRQVKPGDQLRLEVEILRLRGSVGKGKAVATVDGEVACETEIMFAFSDKE; this comes from the coding sequence ATGTTAGATATTACGCAAATTAAAGAAATTATTCCACATCGTTATCCTTTTTTATTAGTGGATCGAATCATTGAAATCGAAGAGGGAAAACGAGCGGTTGGATTGAAAAACGTAACAGCGAATGAAGAGTTTTTTAATGGTCATTTTCCAGATTACCCGGTAATGCCGGGGGTGTTAATTGTCGAAGCATTGGCTCAAGTGGGTGCTGTTGCGGTGTTAAAGCAAGAGGAACATAAAGGACGCTTAGCTTTTTTTGCGGGCATTGATAACTGCCGCTTCAAACGCCAAGTGAAGCCAGGGGACCAACTTCGCCTAGAAGTGGAAATTTTACGTTTAAGAGGATCTGTTGGTAAAGGAAAAGCAGTAGCAACGGTTGATGGTGAGGTAGCCTGCGAAACCGAGATTATGTTTGCTTTTAGTGATAAAGAATAA
- a CDS encoding DEAD/DEAH box helicase, with amino-acid sequence MVNLGKLKIKVAPLDHDLYRLAVINEEERFLDTIHIRRLLFTWDDASFYGTQVTTDMWEGKPVYTLDAWGLLNFFARESFNSFIDWEWSETSSLCLSAAPVLHEVIEAGLPIPDFASLQASELAWKLPDEVEEEFVPSFWEETISPDLQTLTAETNRSFIEKWYNGAANLYLEKYSPISHKWSEAMTALQTTQLSPEELQTFFDQESWAEWLGLATDEKPFTIGLRLSEPPDGEGAWTLDVILRSKKDANITEVYTKKRLPRGWSKYREAIDKVIARWSKIVPWLTENGQFKQELSELEAWEFLTDASEKLLFLGAEILLPSWWLTLKESSLKVKAKVKSQQNRGPSYVGLKALMDFDWRFSLNGKDLTEAEFEALVNEKRRLIYIRGQWVKLDPAFIKQIQELMETANEKGLQLSDLLQQELLQEDAGEDDDEQDDLLRIQFELNQELRKMISHLRETKNIPLLPVPKTLHGDLRPYQKLGMSWLLFLREHGFGACLADDMGLGKTVQMITYLLHVKETSQAAEIVETETRPVKAALIVCPTSVLGNWQRELEKFAPSLHVHLHYGANRTKGEDFAAKIADYDVVLTSYGLTHQDGEELASVHWSSIILDEAQNIKNAQTKQSRAVRKLQGQHHVALTGTPMENRLSELWAIFDFINKGYLGSLGQFQEKYVATIEREEQKDKIKELQRLIQPFLLRRTKRDQDVALNLPDKQEQKEFVPLTTEQASLYEQLIQDTFSNLEQLSAFERKGVILQMLNKLKQLCNHPALYLKQEDDSLQTSQRSGKLEKLTELVDAVREQDESCLIFTQYIGMGNMMKELLEKRYGIDVPFLNGSANKKQRDEMITKFQEGEFPIFILSLKAGGTGLNLTAANHVIHYDRWWNPAVENQATDRAYRIGQKRFVHVHKLICTGTLEEKIDEMLDKKQALNDEIISGDNWITELSTEEIKELVALH; translated from the coding sequence ATGGTTAATCTAGGAAAGTTAAAAATTAAAGTGGCACCGCTTGACCACGACTTGTATCGTCTAGCTGTCATCAATGAGGAGGAGCGATTTCTCGATACAATCCATATCCGCAGATTGTTGTTCACTTGGGATGACGCGAGCTTCTATGGGACACAGGTTACGACCGATATGTGGGAAGGCAAACCTGTCTATACGCTGGATGCATGGGGACTGTTGAACTTCTTCGCCCGAGAAAGCTTTAATTCTTTCATTGATTGGGAATGGTCAGAAACTTCTTCTCTTTGTTTATCTGCAGCACCTGTATTGCACGAAGTGATTGAAGCAGGCCTGCCTATTCCTGATTTCGCAAGTCTTCAAGCAAGTGAATTAGCTTGGAAGCTCCCTGATGAGGTGGAAGAAGAATTCGTTCCTTCCTTTTGGGAAGAGACGATTTCCCCTGACTTGCAAACACTGACAGCCGAGACAAATCGCTCATTTATCGAGAAGTGGTATAACGGAGCTGCGAATCTATACTTGGAGAAATACTCTCCTATTTCTCATAAATGGAGCGAGGCGATGACAGCCTTACAAACCACTCAGCTATCTCCAGAGGAACTGCAAACATTCTTTGACCAAGAAAGCTGGGCAGAATGGCTCGGTCTAGCAACGGATGAGAAGCCCTTTACGATTGGGCTTCGTTTAAGCGAGCCTCCAGATGGAGAAGGAGCGTGGACGCTTGACGTTATCCTCCGTTCGAAAAAAGACGCCAACATTACGGAAGTATATACGAAAAAACGGCTGCCGCGCGGCTGGAGTAAATATCGTGAAGCCATTGATAAAGTGATTGCCCGCTGGTCCAAAATCGTCCCTTGGCTGACTGAAAATGGGCAGTTTAAGCAAGAGCTATCTGAACTCGAAGCGTGGGAATTCCTCACTGATGCGAGTGAAAAATTACTGTTTCTCGGAGCGGAAATTTTACTCCCTTCATGGTGGTTGACACTCAAAGAATCTTCTCTCAAAGTGAAGGCCAAAGTGAAAAGCCAGCAAAATCGCGGGCCGTCCTATGTTGGTCTGAAAGCGCTGATGGACTTTGATTGGCGTTTTTCTCTTAATGGAAAGGATTTAACAGAAGCCGAGTTTGAAGCTCTTGTAAATGAAAAAAGACGACTTATTTACATTCGTGGACAATGGGTAAAGCTCGATCCTGCTTTTATTAAGCAAATCCAAGAGCTGATGGAAACGGCAAATGAAAAAGGGCTTCAATTGTCCGACCTCTTGCAGCAGGAATTATTGCAAGAGGATGCAGGAGAAGACGACGATGAACAGGATGACTTGCTGCGAATTCAATTCGAACTGAACCAAGAGCTTCGCAAAATGATAAGCCATTTACGTGAAACGAAGAATATTCCCTTGCTGCCTGTGCCGAAGACATTACACGGGGATTTACGCCCCTATCAGAAGCTTGGGATGAGCTGGCTGTTATTCCTTCGTGAGCATGGATTTGGCGCTTGTTTAGCTGATGATATGGGACTCGGAAAAACAGTACAAATGATTACTTACTTGCTCCATGTGAAAGAGACTTCTCAGGCAGCAGAAATAGTAGAGACAGAAACAAGACCTGTAAAGGCTGCACTTATTGTTTGCCCTACTTCTGTACTTGGCAATTGGCAGCGTGAGCTTGAAAAGTTTGCCCCAAGCCTGCATGTTCATCTTCATTACGGAGCGAACCGTACAAAAGGAGAAGACTTTGCGGCGAAAATCGCAGATTATGATGTTGTATTAACGTCTTACGGGTTAACGCATCAAGATGGAGAAGAGCTTGCAAGCGTTCATTGGAGCAGCATTATTTTAGATGAAGCGCAAAATATTAAAAATGCACAGACAAAGCAATCGCGAGCTGTTCGTAAGCTGCAAGGACAGCATCACGTCGCTTTAACGGGAACACCGATGGAAAACCGTTTAAGCGAATTGTGGGCGATTTTTGATTTTATCAACAAAGGCTATCTTGGTTCTCTTGGACAGTTCCAAGAAAAATATGTCGCCACCATTGAACGTGAAGAGCAAAAAGACAAAATTAAAGAGTTACAGCGTCTCATTCAACCGTTCTTATTACGACGCACAAAACGTGACCAAGATGTGGCCTTGAACTTACCGGATAAGCAAGAGCAAAAAGAATTTGTACCGCTTACGACCGAGCAGGCTTCCCTTTACGAGCAGCTTATTCAAGATACGTTTTCTAACCTTGAACAGCTCTCTGCTTTTGAACGCAAAGGGGTCATTTTACAAATGCTCAACAAGCTTAAGCAGCTATGTAATCATCCAGCGCTGTATCTTAAGCAAGAGGATGATAGTCTTCAAACAAGCCAGCGTTCAGGTAAGCTTGAGAAGCTAACAGAGCTCGTCGATGCGGTACGAGAGCAGGATGAAAGCTGCCTAATCTTCACGCAATATATTGGCATGGGCAATATGATGAAGGAATTACTAGAAAAACGGTATGGCATCGATGTACCGTTTTTAAACGGCAGCGCCAACAAGAAGCAACGCGATGAGATGATTACGAAGTTCCAAGAAGGCGAGTTCCCGATTTTTATTTTGTCCTTAAAAGCAGGTGGAACAGGACTCAACTTAACAGCCGCGAACCACGTGATTCATTACGATCGCTGGTGGAACCCCGCTGTAGAGAATCAAGCGACCGACCGCGCCTACCGTATCGGTCAAAAACGTTTCGTCCATGTCCATAAGCTCATCTGTACCGGCACATTAGAAGAGAAAATCGATGAAATGCTCGATAAGAAACAAGCCTTAAACGATGAAATTATTAGCGGCGATAATTGGATTACTGAGCTTTCAACAGAGGAAATTAAAGAACTAGTGGCACTGCATTGA
- a CDS encoding YwpF family protein: protein MKSFKLISLQLVNEKLQLIDIHLVDGLIINKEDRANTWLLEAIVPPEHYDKLKHSLPREHENALIQAVITKKENDPAMFKTVLKTHKLIDGHVSLLFVGHLQNTRSKYAELLLEDLVHKGFTGDLLIKEFKEKIRSRPKLATHK from the coding sequence ATGAAGTCATTTAAACTTATTTCATTACAACTTGTGAATGAAAAACTGCAGCTTATTGATATTCATCTAGTCGATGGGCTCATTATTAATAAAGAAGATCGTGCAAATACATGGCTTCTTGAAGCAATCGTCCCCCCTGAACATTATGATAAATTAAAACATTCCCTACCACGTGAACATGAAAATGCGCTTATCCAAGCAGTGATTACGAAAAAAGAAAACGACCCGGCCATGTTTAAAACGGTTTTAAAAACGCATAAACTTATCGACGGTCACGTTAGTCTTCTTTTCGTCGGCCACCTTCAAAATACACGCAGCAAATATGCAGAACTACTTCTTGAAGATTTAGTCCACAAAGGCTTCACTGGCGATTTACTCATTAAAGAATTCAAAGAAAAGATTCGCTCTAGACCTAAGCTTGCCACTCATAAATAA